One Defluviimonas aquaemixtae DNA segment encodes these proteins:
- a CDS encoding helix-turn-helix transcriptional regulator has product MRPDHAPLPPRYLRTKEAAQFLSLSARTLEKHRTYGTGPAYHKLGGRVVYSIEDLDAWVQRGAVTSTSDPRGGRVLPAKRHVLTATPPAGRAFR; this is encoded by the coding sequence ATGCGACCCGATCACGCTCCCCTGCCGCCACGCTATCTGCGGACCAAGGAGGCCGCGCAGTTCCTCAGCCTATCCGCGCGCACCCTCGAGAAGCACCGCACCTATGGCACCGGCCCGGCCTATCACAAGCTGGGTGGGCGGGTCGTCTATTCGATCGAGGATCTCGATGCCTGGGTCCAGCGCGGTGCCGTGACCTCGACGTCCGATCCGCGCGGTGGCCGAGTACTACCCGCGAAGCGCCATGTGCTGACCGCGACCCCGCCCGCGGGCCGTGCTTTCCGCTGA
- the qatA gene encoding Qat anti-phage system ATPase QatA: MIVADNETAVDLLYYEAIAKTVVRLVGEKSDEPLSVGVHGDWGAGKSSVLMMVEEAFSNDDRVLCVRFNGWLFQGFEDAKAVLIETIVEELRRKRPTSQKVAEQAKRVLKRVDWMKLARKAGAYGLTLATGIPHPDTIKELGEAARSLLGKGAEDVSPENLAALVKGSDEYLREVAEDSAPEQMHAFREEFAKLLQDAEIDRLVVLVDDLDRCLPNIAIETLEAIRLFLFVPRAAFVIGADEGMIEYAVRQHFPDLPVATGPASYARNYLEKLIQVPFRLPSLGYAETRIYITLLLVLNVFSEESDEFQKLTALAREVLRRPWKGPGLDRKAVEQALGGVPVEVERAMELAGRIAPILADGARGNPRQIKRFINTMMLRLAIAEERGFRDELNISVLAKIMLAERFAPELYDAMARGSASTGASEELAVLEAVVAAPTSGLETKSADGKTTGPSTETSLPDWPNIEWAKQWAAIDPPLAENDLRPYVFVTRDRRSVFGAVTSLGELDELIAKLQGSPLQVKQAAAEVARLQSIEAEQVFDALRAKVRDAEDLAQEPVGVKGLAEMARQHPFLQRPLLSFVQDLPVSKLGPWAVSGWASVFSETDVGSDFATTLKGWADQDDNKPLKAAASAAMKLSSKRKRS; this comes from the coding sequence ATGATCGTCGCAGACAATGAGACTGCGGTAGACCTTTTGTACTACGAGGCGATCGCCAAGACGGTGGTCCGTCTGGTGGGCGAGAAGTCGGACGAACCCCTGAGTGTCGGCGTCCACGGCGACTGGGGCGCCGGCAAATCCAGCGTCCTCATGATGGTGGAGGAGGCGTTCTCCAACGACGACCGCGTGCTCTGTGTACGGTTCAACGGCTGGCTGTTCCAGGGCTTTGAAGACGCGAAGGCGGTCCTGATCGAAACGATCGTCGAGGAACTGCGCCGCAAGCGCCCCACGTCGCAGAAAGTCGCCGAACAGGCGAAGAGGGTGTTGAAACGGGTCGACTGGATGAAGCTCGCGCGCAAGGCGGGAGCGTATGGCCTGACGTTGGCTACCGGGATTCCCCATCCCGACACGATTAAGGAACTTGGTGAAGCCGCGCGAAGTCTCCTCGGGAAGGGTGCCGAAGACGTGTCGCCGGAGAATCTGGCTGCGCTCGTCAAGGGGTCTGACGAGTACTTGCGCGAAGTCGCTGAAGACAGCGCGCCTGAACAGATGCACGCTTTCCGGGAGGAGTTTGCCAAACTCCTACAGGACGCCGAGATTGATCGCCTGGTGGTCCTTGTCGATGACCTCGACCGATGCCTTCCGAATATTGCGATCGAAACGCTGGAGGCGATCAGGTTGTTTTTGTTCGTACCACGAGCGGCCTTTGTCATCGGAGCGGACGAGGGGATGATCGAGTACGCCGTGCGGCAACATTTCCCGGACCTGCCTGTGGCTACCGGTCCAGCCTCGTATGCTCGCAACTACCTAGAGAAGCTGATCCAGGTCCCCTTCCGTCTTCCCTCGCTCGGATATGCCGAGACGCGGATTTATATAACGTTGCTCTTGGTGCTGAACGTCTTCAGCGAGGAATCCGACGAGTTCCAGAAATTGACCGCGCTGGCTCGCGAGGTATTGCGCCGCCCATGGAAAGGCCCTGGCCTCGACCGGAAGGCGGTCGAGCAGGCCTTGGGCGGCGTGCCAGTCGAGGTAGAGCGAGCGATGGAGTTGGCCGGGCGGATCGCTCCGATCCTGGCGGATGGCGCGCGGGGTAACCCGAGACAGATAAAACGCTTCATCAACACGATGATGCTTCGTCTGGCTATCGCGGAGGAGCGCGGCTTCCGCGATGAACTGAACATCTCGGTACTCGCCAAGATCATGCTAGCGGAACGCTTCGCCCCTGAACTCTATGACGCAATGGCGCGCGGTTCCGCGAGCACCGGGGCGTCGGAGGAACTCGCGGTGCTCGAAGCCGTGGTCGCGGCCCCTACGTCCGGCCTGGAGACGAAGTCGGCGGACGGGAAAACGACTGGTCCGTCCACGGAGACTTCGTTGCCCGATTGGCCAAACATCGAATGGGCGAAGCAGTGGGCAGCCATTGATCCGCCGCTCGCCGAGAACGATCTCAGACCATACGTCTTCGTCACCCGAGACAGGCGAAGCGTTTTTGGCGCGGTCACATCCCTGGGCGAACTGGACGAACTCATCGCCAAGCTTCAGGGCTCGCCGCTACAGGTGAAGCAGGCTGCGGCAGAAGTTGCTCGGCTTCAGTCAATTGAAGCCGAACAGGTCTTCGATGCGCTGCGCGCCAAAGTGCGAGATGCTGAGGACCTAGCCCAAGAGCCCGTGGGCGTAAAGGGGCTGGCCGAGATGGCGCGTCAGCATCCCTTCCTGCAGAGGCCGTTGCTCTCTTTCGTGCAGGATCTTCCGGTCTCCAAACTCGGCCCTTGGGCGGTCAGCGGCTGGGCGTCAGTCTTCAGCGAAACCGACGTAGGTTCGGACTTCGCGACGACGCTCAAGGGATGGGCCGATCAGGATGATAACAAGCCACTAAAGGCGGCGGCGAGCGCGGCGATGAAACTCTCCAGCAAGCGGAAGCGTAGCTGA
- a CDS encoding replication initiator protein A: MSRNASERGQLDLFHALPGEFAARDAQDLMSYPFFSLSKSHRTRPIEFAAGSVEIRVEAVADHGMATVWDADILIWAASQIVEARDSGLRTSRLMVATPYQILTFIGRGTSARDYHRLKAALDRLQSTTVCTSIRQPTEGRRHRFSWINEWTERTDVSGRPDGIELIVPDWFYRAVLDDALILTIDRAYFDLTGGLDRWLYRLVRKHGGRQKAGWRFEFQHLHVKSGSLSPFRRFAFELRDIIRRQPLPGYRLALEIETRGRRLLAFEPCGQAVDGLVPSGTPNVVPSGTGPSCYQEPGSGPSISKDDRIRGRNLDSNSESNSCCAAPAGDKPARGRALSLETGSQNDRPERPLGTSKRATT, from the coding sequence ATGTCCCGCAACGCATCCGAACGCGGCCAGCTCGATCTGTTCCACGCTCTCCCCGGCGAGTTCGCGGCGCGGGACGCGCAGGATCTCATGTCCTATCCCTTCTTTTCCTTGTCCAAGAGCCATCGCACGCGGCCCATCGAGTTCGCGGCAGGTAGTGTCGAAATCCGTGTCGAGGCCGTCGCGGATCACGGCATGGCCACGGTCTGGGATGCCGATATCCTGATCTGGGCGGCCAGTCAGATCGTTGAGGCGCGCGATTCCGGGTTGCGCACGTCGCGGCTCATGGTGGCGACGCCGTACCAGATCCTCACCTTCATCGGGCGGGGCACCTCCGCCCGCGACTATCATCGGTTGAAGGCGGCACTGGACAGGTTGCAGTCGACGACGGTCTGCACCTCGATCCGCCAGCCGACCGAAGGACGTCGGCACCGTTTTTCCTGGATCAACGAGTGGACGGAGCGGACCGATGTTAGTGGCCGCCCCGACGGGATCGAGTTGATTGTGCCCGACTGGTTCTACCGGGCGGTCCTCGATGACGCGCTGATCCTGACCATCGACCGCGCCTATTTCGATCTGACGGGTGGCCTCGATCGCTGGCTCTATCGACTGGTGCGCAAGCATGGTGGCCGCCAAAAGGCAGGGTGGCGGTTCGAGTTCCAACATCTCCACGTCAAATCCGGCAGCCTCTCGCCCTTCAGGCGGTTTGCCTTCGAGTTGCGGGACATCATCCGTCGACAGCCATTGCCGGGCTATCGCCTGGCGCTAGAGATCGAGACGCGGGGGCGACGACTGCTCGCTTTCGAGCCCTGTGGACAGGCTGTGGACGGGCTCGTGCCATCAGGAACCCCGAATGTCGTGCCATCGGGAACCGGACCCTCGTGCTATCAGGAACCCGGTTCGGGTCCATCCATTTCAAAAGACGACAGAATTCGGGGCCGTAACTTAGACTCTAACTCGGAATCTAACTCTTGTTGCGCTGCTCCCGCTGGGGACAAGCCCGCACGCGGACGCGCTCTATCCCTCGAAACGGGCTCTCAGAATGACAGGCCCGAGCGACCTCTCGGCACGTCGAAGAGAGCGACGACATGA
- a CDS encoding DUF2840 domain-containing protein, whose amino-acid sequence MSPIRSEPHEVDAQTIGREGNLTFVDLTWKEGQIEQWVRFGHPVCEERIDHHRRRFGFAPGAVFGVNRWAANAYGTVLSRFDILRTARPGSPMQTLPYLRPGGTLLLSTHGWPKVERVLQAIDAIEALGIDPADASPDYWRHLHNRLATAQPAHPYTRLQHRAWLKRRSLGL is encoded by the coding sequence ATGAGTCCGATCCGCTCCGAACCGCACGAGGTTGATGCACAGACCATTGGCAGAGAAGGCAATCTGACCTTCGTCGACCTGACCTGGAAAGAGGGACAGATCGAACAGTGGGTCCGGTTCGGCCATCCGGTCTGCGAAGAGCGCATTGATCATCACCGGCGCCGCTTCGGCTTCGCGCCAGGAGCCGTATTCGGGGTCAATCGCTGGGCGGCCAACGCCTATGGCACGGTCCTCTCGCGCTTCGACATCTTGCGAACTGCAAGGCCTGGAAGCCCCATGCAAACGCTGCCTTATCTGCGGCCCGGAGGGACCTTGCTGCTCTCCACCCACGGCTGGCCCAAGGTCGAACGCGTGTTACAGGCGATCGACGCCATCGAGGCGCTCGGAATCGATCCGGCGGATGCCTCGCCGGACTACTGGCGACACCTGCACAATCGCCTGGCCACAGCGCAACCGGCCCATCCCTATACGCGCCTGCAGCACCGGGCCTGGCTCAAGCGGCGGAGCCTCGGGTTATGA